Proteins co-encoded in one Salvia splendens isolate huo1 chromosome 4, SspV2, whole genome shotgun sequence genomic window:
- the LOC121798768 gene encoding probable pectin methyltransferase QUA3, with translation MGLLNLPSSKNRHARQWRVLDAIVGSFFAAVVLFFLLVFTPLGDSLAASGRQTLLRSDPRHRGRLVALVEQGRQAVAIDACPADMLDHMPCEDPRINSQLSRDMNFYRERHCPRPDDTPLCLIPPPDGYKVPVPWPDSLHKIWHDNMPYNKIADRKGHQGWMKREGPYFIFPGGGTMFPDGAEQYIEKLKQYIPIAGGALRTALDMGCGVASFGGYMLSEGILALSFAPRDSHKAQIQFALERGVPTFVAMLGTRRLPFSGFSFDLVHCSRCLIPFAAYNATYFLEVDRLLRPGGYLVISGPPVQWPKQDKEWAELQEVARSLCYELIVVDGNTAIWKKPIGDSCHPNLNEFGLNLCDESDDPSFSWYTKLKKCISRTSSVKGEHAVGAIPKWPERLTIAPSRVSIIKNGIDVFEADKRRWARRVAYYKNSLNVKLGTPSIRNVMDMNALFGGFAAAIISDPVWVMNVVPARKPSTLDVIYDRGLIGVFHDWCEPFSTYPRTYDLIHVADIESLVKDPSSGKNRCNLVDLMVEIDRMLRPEGTVIIRDSPEVIDKIEWISRAIRWRASMHDKEPDSLQREKVLVATKKLWKLPSGSQ, from the exons ATGGGGCTGTTGAATCTTCCGTCTTCCAAGAACCGGCACGCGCGCCAATGGCGGGTGCTGGATGCTATTGTGGGGTCCTTCTTCGCAGCGGTTGtgctcttcttcctcctcgtcttcaCTCCACTGGGCGACTCGCTTGCGGCATCGGGGCGGCAGACGCTGCTCCGCTCGGATCCCCGGCACCGGGGGCGATTGGTGGCGCTGGTGGAGCAGGGGCGTCAGGCGGTGGCCATCGACGCTTGCCCCGCTGATATGCTGGATCACATGCCCTGTGAGGATCCCAGAATCAACAGCCAGCTCAGCAGGGATATGAATTTCTACAGGGAGAGGCATTGCCCTCGCCCCGACGACACGCCTCTCTGTTTGATCCCGCCGCCGGACGGCTACAAGGTTCCCGTGCCCTGGCCCGACAGTTTGCATAAG ATATGGCATGATAACATGCCTTATAATAAAATAGCAGATAGGAAAGGCCACCAGGGGTGGATGAAGAGAGAAGGTCCATATTTCATATTTCCTGGTGGTGGTACAATGTTCCCAGATGGAGCTGAACAATATATCGAAAAACTTAAGCAGTATATTCCTATAGCTGGGGGAGCTTTGAGGACAGCTCTCGATATGGGATGCGGG GTTGCTAGTTTCGGTGGATACATGCTCTCTGAAGGCATATTAGCTCTTTCCTTTGCCCCAAGAGATTCACATAAAGCTCAGATACAGTTCGCTCTGGAGAGAGGAGTACCGACCTTTGTTGCCATGCTTGGCACGCGTAGACTTCCGTTTTCTGGGTTTTCTTTCGATTTGGTCCACTGTTCTCGATGTCTGATACCTTTCGCTGCATATA ATGCTACATATTTTCTTGAAGTTGATCGGTTACTTCGGCCAGGAGGCTACCTAGTCATATCTGGACCTCCTGTGCAGTGGCCTAAACAAGATAAGGAATGGGCTGAGCTGCAGGAAGTTGCCAGATCTTTGTGTTACGAGCTGATTGTCGTAGATGGGAACACTGCCATCTGGAAAAAGCCGATTGGGGATTCATGCCATCCCAACCTTAATGAATTTGGGCTCAACTTGTGCGATGAGTCTGATGATCCTAGTTTTTCGTG GTACACCAAGTTGAAGAAATGTATCAGCAGGACATCCTCTGTTAAGGGAGAGCACGCGGTTGGAGCGATTCCAAAGTGGCCCGAGAGATTGACAATAGCTCCTTCGAGGGTTAGTATCATTAAAAATGGAATCGATGTGTTTGAAGCTGATAAGCGAAGATGGGCAAGGAGGGTTGCTTACTACAAGAATTCTTTAAACGTAAAACTGGGAACTCCATCCATCCGAAATGTCATGGATATGAATGCATTATTCGGAGGTTTTGCAGCGGCCATAATATCTGATCCTGTTTGGGTAATGAATGTCGTTCCCGCTCGCAAGCCGTCAACCCTTGATGTCATTTATGACCGAGGACTTATAGGAGTTTTCCATGATTG GTGTGAGCCtttctcaacatatcctcgtaCTTACGATTTGATTCATGTTGCTGATATCGAGTCTCTTGTTAAAGATCCCAGTTCGGGAAAGAACAG GTGTAACCTTGTTGATCTGATGGTGGAAATTGATAGAATGCTGCGTCCTGAAGGCACGGTTATCATTAGAGATTCACCTGAAGTGATTGACAAAATTGAATGGATTTCTCGTGCCATAAGATGGAGGGCCTCCATGCACGACAAAGAACCCGACTCACTTCAGAGGGAGAAAGTCCTGGTAGCAACGAAGAAATTGTGGAAGTTACCTTCTGGATCCCAGTGA